In Papaver somniferum cultivar HN1 chromosome 1, ASM357369v1, whole genome shotgun sequence, a genomic segment contains:
- the LOC113293129 gene encoding methylthioribose kinase 1-like: protein MAAEGFRALNENTLVEYIKATPSLCSQLGNLENLQIKEVGDGNLNFVYIVTTSSGSLVIKQALPYIRCIGESWPMSKERAYFEAITLQKHGSWCPNHVPEVYHFDRVMSLIGMRYLAPPHIILRKGLIAGIEYPLLAEHMAEYMSRTLFHTSLLYNTTTVHRQEVAKYCGNLELCRLTEQVVFSDPYKESEYNRYTSPYLDNDALAVREDDELKLEVAELKAKFCEQAQALIHGDLHTGSVMATHDSTQIIDPEFAVYGPMGFDIGAFLGNLILAYFSQDGHADAANDRKAYKQWILKTVEDTWKLFEKKFTSLWVENKYGFGEAYLSAIYTDTVFSRAQEKFMKALFHDSLGFGAAKMIRRIVGVAHVEDFESIQDASVRAVCERQALDFAKKLLKERRGFQSISEVVLAIKKVPS, encoded by the exons ATGGCAGCAGAAGGGTTTAGGGCTTTAAATGAAAACACTTTAGTGGAATACATAAAAGCTACACCATCTCTTTGTTCCCAACTTGGAAACCTTGAGAATTTACAAATCAAAGAAGTTGGTGATGGGAATCTCAATTTTGTGTATATCGTTACTACTTCTTCTGGTTCACTAGTAATCAAACAG GCACTTCCGTACATTCGTTGCATAGGAGAATCATGGCCAATGTCAAAAGAGAGGGCGTATTTCGAGGCTATTACTTTACAAAAACATGGTAGTTGGTGCCCGAATCATGTTCCAGAGGTTTATCATTTTGATCGTGTTATGTCCTTGATTGGTATGCGTTACTTGGCGCCTCCACATATCATTTTGCGGAAAGGTTTGATTGCTGGAATCGAATATCCGTTGCTTGCTGAGCATATGGCAGAATATATGTCAAGAACTCTTTTTCATACATCCCTTTTGTACAATACTACCACCGTGCACAGACAAGAAG TGGCTAAATACTGTGGAAATTTGGAGTTATGTAGGCTCACTGAGCAAGTTGTTTTCTCCGATCCTTACAAAGAGTCTGAATACAACCGATATACTTCTCCTTATCTCGATAATGATGCTCTCGCTGTACGGGAGGATGATGAATTGAAGCTTGAAGTTGCTGAGCTGAAAGCGAA GTTCTGTGAACAAGCACAAGCCTTAATACATGGAGATCTCCACACTGGTTCTGTCATGGCAACTCATGATTCCACTCAGATTATAGATCCGGAATTTGCAGTTTATGGACCAATGGGATTTGACATTGGAGCCTTCCTTGGAAACTTGATTTTGGCATACTTTTCACAAGATGGACATGCTGATGCGGCCAATGATCGCAAG GCATATAAACAATGGATCTTGAAGACGGTAGAAGACACTTGGAAACTTTTTGAAAAGAAGTTCACGTCACTTTGGGTTGAAAACAAGTATGGGTTTGGTGAGGCATATCTTTCAGCTATATATACAGATACGGTCTTCTCTCGCGCtcaggaaaaattcatgaaagcttTGTTTCATGACAGTCTTGGATTTGGTGCTGCCAAAATGATAAG GAGAATTGTGGGTGTTGCACATGTCGAGGACTTTGAATCAATTCAAGATGCTAGCGTACGGGCTGTCTGTGAGCGTCAAGCTCTTGACTTTGCAAAGAAGCTTTTAAAGGAAAGGCGGGGATTCCAGAGTATTAGTGAAGTTGTTTTGGCCATTAAGAAAGTTccttcatga
- the LOC113346889 gene encoding uncharacterized protein LOC113346889 — protein sequence MAYQNLLFMFLSSLVLISVTSTEKAYALEFVVSNEAVGTPGGTKFDTEVGAEYCRQTLEKATNFIWQIFGQSNEADRKNVQSISMLVKPFDGVASHTGDEIQVSADYINGFSGGDIKTEITGIIYHELTHVWQWDGTPGPRAPQDLLEGIADYVRLKANLPGSYWAKRGSGNRWGERSDITAYFLDHCDSLKSGFVGELNKKMKTGYNDSYFNELLGKSATELFADYKAKFHS from the coding sequence ATGGCCTATCAAAATCTGTTATTCATGTTTCTATCTTCTCTAGTATTAATCTCAGTTACAAGCACGGAAAAAGCTTATGCACTGGAATTTGTTGTGAGCAACGAAGCGGTAGGAACACCAGGTGGTACAAAGTTTGATACAGAAGTTGGTGCTGAATACTGTCGTCAGACACTTGAAAAAGCTACGAATTTCATTTGGCAAATCTTTGGACAATCCAATGAAGCCGATAGAAAAAATGTTCAGAGTATTAGCATGTTAGTGAAACCGTTCGATGGTGTGGCATCCCACACTGGTGACGAGATTCAAGTGAGTGCAGATTACATCAATGGTTTCTCTGGCGGAGATATAAAAACTGAGATCACTGGGATAATCTACCATGAACTTACGCATGTCTGGCAGTGGGATGGGACTCCAGGACCACGAGCACCACAGGACTTACTCGAAGGAATTGCTGACTATGTTAGGTTAAAGGCAAACCTTCCAGGATCTTATTGGGCAAAACGTGGTAGTGGTAATCGTTGGGGTGAACGGTCTGACATAACTGCATACTTTCTTGATCACTGCGACAGTCTTAAAAGTGGTTTTGTAGGGGAACTCAATAAAAAGATGAAAACTGGTTATAACGATAGCTACTTTAACGAATTACTGGGGAAATCCGCCACTGAACTATTTGCAGACTACAAGGCGAAGTTTCATTCTTGA
- the LOC113330880 gene encoding uncharacterized protein LOC113330880 → MAHNKLHLVLSCMVTLAVVTLQVTQAVQYEVTNSVPGTAGGNRFDSEIGVDYSKQTLESATSFIWRIFGQSTEADRKSIQTIKMFVRPVDPVAYASGNEIHVNSNYIASYSGDVKREITGVLYHEATHIWQWSVNANGGLIEGIADFVRLKANYAPSHWVKPGAGDRWDQGYDVTAHFLDYCNSLNNGFVAELNKKMRTGYSDNFFFELLGKTVDQLWSDYKAKYAQ, encoded by the coding sequence ATGGCTCACAACAAGTTGCACTTGGTACTATCCTGTATGGTAACACTTGCCGTAGTTACTTTACAAGTAACTCAAGCAGTCCAGTATGAAGTAACTAACAGTGTACCCGGAACAGCCGGAGGCAACCGCTTTGACAGTGAAATCGGTGTCGACTACAGCAAACAAACATTAGAATCAGCTACATCATTCATTTGGAGAATCTTTGGACAATCCACTGAAGCAGACAGGAAATCTATACAAACCATAAAAATGTTTGTGAGGCCGGTAGACCCTGTGGCATATGCTAGCGGCAATGAGATTCACGTGAATTCAAATTATATTGCTAGTTATTCAGGTGATGTCAAGAGAGAAATCACCGGGGTACTATACCATGAAGCCACTCACATATGGCAATGGAGCGTTAATGCAAACGGAGGTTTGATTGAAGGGATTGCTGATTTCGTTAGGCTAAAAGCTAACTACGCACCATCTCATTGGGTGAAACCAGGTGCTGGTGACAGATGGGATCAGGGTTATGATGTGACGGCCCATTTCTTGGACTACTGTAACAGTCTTAATAATGGGTTTGTTGCAGAACTAAATAAGAAGATGCGGACCGGTTATAGCGAcaattttttctttgaattgcTTGGGAAAACAGTTGACCAACTCTGGAGTGATTACAAGGCGAAGTACGCCCAGTAA